The following are from one region of the Actinomycetota bacterium genome:
- the otsB gene encoding trehalose-phosphatase codes for MDIHSALVEFKAHPGVTGIFSDLDGTLSAIARTPESASITPNVRETLTILNEKYKVVGIVSGRSSDDAKRMVGLDDLLYIGSHGLEWIEGGRRHYAPQVKKYFGMAPSLYNELSDYFAKTDIRVEKKNLGAALHYRLAADKDAALALIEPVVEKMLVKYPMKVVRGRFVVDLNPDVALDKGDTIIAVCMREGLANVLYIGDDVTDIDAFRALRKLEETENVKAVSVVVASDEAAAEVAEEADFSLAGVGEVAALLRWLAE; via the coding sequence ATGGATATACACAGCGCACTCGTAGAATTTAAAGCACACCCCGGCGTGACCGGCATCTTCAGCGACCTAGATGGGACGCTGAGCGCTATCGCCCGGACGCCGGAGAGCGCGTCGATTACCCCGAATGTACGCGAGACGCTTACAATACTCAACGAGAAATACAAAGTCGTCGGCATCGTCAGCGGGCGCTCCTCGGACGACGCCAAGCGCATGGTCGGGCTCGACGACTTACTATATATCGGCAGCCACGGGCTCGAATGGATAGAAGGGGGCCGGCGTCACTATGCGCCCCAGGTTAAGAAGTATTTCGGCATGGCGCCCAGCCTCTACAATGAGTTAAGCGACTACTTTGCCAAGACCGATATCCGGGTCGAGAAGAAAAACTTAGGCGCGGCGCTCCACTATCGGCTGGCCGCTGACAAGGACGCGGCCCTCGCGTTAATCGAACCGGTCGTCGAAAAGATGCTCGTGAAGTATCCGATGAAGGTGGTGCGAGGGCGTTTTGTAGTCGACCTCAACCCCGATGTCGCGCTCGACAAAGGCGACACCATTATCGCGGTATGCATGCGAGAAGGGCTGGCGAACGTGCTCTACATCGGCGACGATGTCACCGATATCGATGCTTTTAGGGCGCTGCGCAAGCTCGAAGAGACGGAGAATGTTAAGGCGGTCTCGGTAGTGGTGGCATCGGATGAGGCGGCCGCGGAGGTAGCGGAAGAAGCCGATTTTTCGCTGGCCGGCGTCGGGGAGGTCGCGGCGCTTCTTAGATGGCTCGCGGAGTAG
- a CDS encoding 1-acyl-sn-glycerol-3-phosphate acyltransferase yields the protein MYYRIAYLILVPLFKVLFRYKIEGGENIPKAGAFILASNHASYLDPALSALAAAPREVNFMAKASLFRFPIFGTFLRMMNSFPVNREIIDRAAIVTTIRLLGEGKPVVMYPEGTRIKGGRLGEALPGVAMLAVKTGAPIVPLGIIGTGDVLPVGAKFPRLRALKARVGEPIRVESLVATERKAKEAELTGKMMAAIGRLVAGD from the coding sequence ATGTACTATAGAATCGCTTACCTAATTCTCGTACCGTTATTCAAAGTGCTCTTCCGTTATAAGATAGAGGGCGGCGAAAATATCCCAAAAGCGGGAGCTTTCATTCTGGCCTCCAATCATGCGAGCTACCTCGACCCCGCTTTGAGCGCGCTCGCGGCAGCGCCGCGCGAGGTAAACTTTATGGCCAAAGCGAGCCTCTTCAGATTCCCTATATTCGGAACGTTTTTGCGGATGATGAATTCGTTTCCGGTAAATCGGGAAATAATAGACCGGGCGGCGATAGTCACGACAATAAGGCTTCTAGGCGAAGGCAAACCGGTAGTGATGTATCCCGAGGGGACAAGGATAAAGGGCGGGCGGCTAGGCGAGGCGTTGCCCGGCGTGGCGATGCTGGCGGTAAAGACCGGTGCGCCGATAGTGCCGCTAGGTATTATAGGGACCGGAGATGTGCTGCCCGTTGGCGCGAAGTTTCCGCGCTTGCGTGCGCTCAAGGCGCGGGTCGGGGAGCCGATTCGGGTCGAGAGCCTCGTTGCGACGGAGCGAAAAGCGAAAGAGGCGGAATTGACTGGTAAAATGATGGCGGCAATTGGTAGACTAGTCGCTGGTGATTAA
- the der gene encoding ribosome biogenesis GTPase Der has protein sequence MTYPLVAIVGRPNVGKSTLVNRIVSQQLAIVHETAGVTRDRNYVDAEWNGKTFTIIDTGGIDFGEDISMGRLITDQAMLAIEEADVIVLVVDGIVGQMREDEMVAKVLRASKKPIVLAVNKIDDMAHEAAIYDFYNLGLGDPHPVSSSHGRGVGDLLDVIAALIPSVERIEDINEVKVAIVGRPNVGKSSIINKILGEERAIVSDIPGTTRDTIDTVLEKDGIIYRFIDTAGLRRQSSAKEDVEYYSFVRSLRALDRADIAVIVIDAVEGPSTQDQKIANLAEERGCASILVLNKWDLMDDPEWAAKVQDVLENKMRFLDYAPRLKVSAETGMGIHNVFDQLKIVMGEYEKRVSTSALNGLVMKIKAEGFQPAKGGRTLKISYAAQIRIKPPVFVFFVNHPELVTDSYKRYIENQIRDVFAFIGTPLNIRFRSKYT, from the coding sequence ATGACATATCCATTAGTCGCCATTGTCGGCCGGCCAAACGTCGGTAAGTCGACGCTCGTAAATAGAATAGTCTCACAGCAGCTCGCCATCGTCCACGAGACGGCGGGCGTCACCCGCGACCGCAACTACGTCGATGCCGAGTGGAACGGAAAGACCTTCACCATAATAGATACCGGCGGCATAGATTTCGGGGAAGACATCTCGATGGGCCGGCTCATCACCGACCAGGCGATGCTGGCCATAGAGGAAGCCGATGTGATTGTGCTCGTCGTCGATGGTATCGTCGGCCAAATGCGCGAGGACGAGATGGTCGCCAAAGTTTTGCGGGCGTCGAAGAAGCCGATTGTGCTGGCGGTAAACAAGATCGACGATATGGCGCACGAAGCGGCGATTTACGATTTCTACAACCTCGGCCTGGGCGACCCTCATCCCGTTTCGAGCAGCCACGGCCGCGGCGTCGGCGACCTGCTCGACGTAATAGCGGCGCTTATCCCCTCGGTCGAGCGGATAGAAGATATCAATGAGGTAAAAGTCGCAATAGTCGGGAGGCCGAATGTCGGCAAGTCTTCGATAATAAATAAGATTTTAGGGGAAGAGCGGGCGATAGTAAGCGATATCCCGGGCACGACGCGTGACACTATCGACACCGTCCTCGAAAAAGACGGCATCATCTACCGGTTTATCGACACGGCGGGGTTGAGGCGGCAGTCGAGCGCCAAAGAGGATGTCGAATATTACAGCTTCGTCAGGTCGCTGCGGGCGCTCGATAGGGCCGATATCGCGGTCATCGTCATAGACGCCGTCGAAGGCCCATCGACCCAGGACCAGAAGATAGCGAACCTGGCCGAAGAGCGGGGGTGCGCGAGTATTCTTGTCCTGAACAAGTGGGATTTGATGGACGACCCGGAATGGGCGGCAAAGGTTCAGGACGTTCTCGAAAACAAGATGCGGTTTCTCGATTACGCGCCGCGCCTCAAAGTGTCGGCCGAGACCGGGATGGGAATTCATAATGTATTCGACCAGCTCAAAATAGTAATGGGCGAATACGAAAAGAGAGTTTCGACCTCGGCGCTAAACGGTCTGGTCATGAAGATAAAAGCGGAAGGCTTTCAGCCGGCGAAGGGCGGGAGGACGCTCAAGATATCTTATGCCGCGCAGATACGAATAAAGCCCCCGGTATTCGTATTCTTCGTCAACCACCCGGAACTTGTTACCGACTCCTATAAGCGGTATATTGAGAACCAGATTAGAGACGTCTTCGCCTTTATCGGCACCCCTTTGAACATCCGGTTTAGAAGTAAATATACGTAG
- a CDS encoding epoxyqueuosine reductase QueH, translated as MKRLLLHTCCGPCLIGPGEILKAEYEVTSYYYNPNIHPTTEYIGRLETLAAYCRDTGYRLVVGDYEPQHHLIEVAGLAEARCAACYRLRLAEAARYAAQNGYVAFSTTLTVSPYQKHDLIEAIGKQAGEEHGAEFIYRDFRALYREGQGTARALGMYRQPYCGCVYSEIERYEKKLAKAEREARE; from the coding sequence TTGAAGAGACTGTTGCTCCACACATGCTGCGGCCCGTGCCTTATCGGTCCGGGTGAGATATTGAAGGCCGAATATGAGGTAACGAGCTATTACTATAATCCGAACATCCATCCGACCACCGAGTATATCGGGCGCCTGGAGACGTTGGCGGCTTACTGTCGCGACACGGGTTACAGGCTCGTCGTCGGAGATTACGAACCCCAACACCACCTCATTGAAGTCGCGGGCCTGGCGGAGGCGCGATGCGCGGCGTGTTATCGATTGCGCCTGGCGGAGGCGGCGAGATATGCGGCGCAAAACGGTTACGTTGCCTTTTCGACGACGCTTACGGTCAGCCCCTACCAGAAGCACGACCTTATCGAGGCGATAGGCAAACAGGCGGGCGAGGAACACGGGGCGGAGTTTATTTACCGGGATTTCCGGGCGCTCTATCGAGAAGGGCAAGGGACGGCGCGTGCGCTCGGGATGTACCGGCAGCCTTACTGCGGTTGCGTCTACAGCGAGATTGAGAGATACGAGAAGAAGTTGGCAAAAGCGGAGCGCGAGGCGCGGGAGTAA
- a CDS encoding glycosyltransferase family 4 protein, with protein MKILQISPPWIRVPPLGYGGIELVVGLLADELTDRGHDVTLMATGDSDTKAHLEYLFDEGQTSKLGMTLYDAMQVSEAYKIADEFDIVHDHSGFLGVAFSHRLKSPMLHTLHGPFTADTSRFYEHFKDAAYYNAISEYQKSCLDGLNYVNTVYNAVDVEKFEYCEEKDDYLILVSRVCLAKGTHLAIKVAKELDKKLILVGKIDPIDMEYFATQVEPEVDGEQIIFTGEVGDAEKREFLKKAACFVLPLQWPEPFGLVMAEAMACGTPVVVIRNGSSPEVVADGKTGFVVDTVAEMNGAVKRVGEIDPRACREHVEKNFSPAKMTDGYEANYRFILNE; from the coding sequence ATGAAAATTCTGCAAATCTCACCGCCATGGATTCGGGTTCCACCTCTCGGCTATGGCGGTATCGAGCTGGTCGTAGGGCTCCTCGCCGACGAGCTTACAGACCGCGGTCACGACGTGACGCTTATGGCGACCGGAGATTCCGACACCAAAGCCCACCTCGAGTACCTTTTTGACGAGGGTCAGACCTCGAAACTCGGCATGACGCTCTACGATGCGATGCAGGTGAGCGAGGCGTACAAAATAGCGGATGAGTTCGATATCGTCCATGACCACAGCGGTTTTCTGGGAGTGGCGTTTTCGCACAGACTGAAATCGCCGATGCTCCACACCCTCCATGGCCCGTTTACCGCGGATACTTCGAGATTTTACGAGCACTTCAAAGACGCGGCCTATTACAACGCCATCAGTGAGTACCAGAAGAGCTGCCTCGACGGCTTGAATTATGTCAACACCGTCTATAACGCGGTAGATGTCGAGAAATTCGAGTATTGCGAAGAAAAGGACGACTATCTTATCCTGGTCAGCAGGGTCTGCCTTGCCAAGGGTACCCACCTGGCGATAAAGGTCGCCAAAGAGCTGGATAAGAAATTGATTCTGGTCGGCAAAATCGACCCGATAGATATGGAGTATTTCGCCACGCAGGTCGAGCCCGAAGTCGACGGTGAGCAGATTATCTTCACCGGGGAGGTCGGCGACGCCGAGAAGCGCGAGTTCTTAAAGAAAGCCGCGTGCTTTGTCTTGCCTCTCCAGTGGCCGGAGCCGTTTGGGTTGGTCATGGCCGAGGCTATGGCCTGCGGCACACCGGTCGTCGTTATCAGAAACGGCTCCTCGCCCGAGGTGGTAGCGGACGGCAAGACCGGGTTTGTTGTCGACACGGTCGCCGAGATGAACGGCGCGGTCAAACGCGTCGGCGAGATAGACCCGAGGGCGTGCCGCGAGCATGTCGAGAAGAATTTCAGCCCGGCAAAGATGACCGACGGGTATGAGGCGAACTACAGATTTATCTTGAACGAATAG
- a CDS encoding 4-hydroxy-3-methylbut-2-enyl diphosphate reductase, with translation MKITMAKHAGYCYGVQRALKMAREATERSSKPIHTLGPIIHNPQVVEALEQQGVNAVGSVDEVTEGTIIIRTHGVDPKIMDIAKDRGLEVVDATCPFVAKAQDKAAKLIADGRDVIIVGERNHPEVAGLLACAANRAVVVENAEELEGLSDMEAVGVVVQTTQSIENLRSVVDGLLDKTKELIVYNTICSATSQRQSAAAELAGSVDMMLVVGGKNSANTTRLNIICKERNRRTHHIETADEIEAAWLEGVGNVGITAGASTPDWILKEVIDYLESG, from the coding sequence TTGAAGATAACGATGGCAAAACACGCGGGATATTGTTACGGGGTGCAGCGCGCGCTGAAGATGGCGCGCGAGGCTACCGAGCGCTCGTCTAAACCGATACATACACTCGGGCCTATTATACACAACCCCCAGGTCGTCGAAGCGCTCGAACAACAAGGCGTCAACGCGGTCGGCTCGGTCGACGAAGTCACCGAAGGCACGATAATCATTCGGACGCACGGCGTCGACCCCAAAATCATGGACATCGCCAAGGACCGAGGACTTGAAGTCGTCGATGCTACCTGCCCGTTTGTGGCCAAGGCGCAGGACAAAGCGGCGAAGCTCATAGCCGACGGTCGCGACGTGATAATCGTGGGTGAGCGAAATCATCCCGAGGTGGCGGGCCTGCTGGCTTGCGCGGCGAACCGGGCGGTCGTCGTCGAAAACGCCGAGGAACTCGAAGGTCTCAGCGACATGGAAGCGGTCGGGGTGGTAGTCCAGACGACGCAATCGATTGAAAACCTGCGAAGCGTCGTCGACGGCCTGCTTGATAAGACAAAAGAGCTGATAGTCTATAATACGATATGCAGCGCGACGAGCCAGCGCCAGAGCGCGGCGGCCGAGCTTGCCGGGAGTGTCGATATGATGCTGGTGGTGGGCGGCAAGAACAGCGCGAACACTACGAGGCTCAATATTATATGTAAAGAAAGGAACCGGCGGACGCACCATATCGAGACCGCCGATGAGATAGAGGCCGCCTGGCTGGAGGGTGTCGGCAACGTAGGCATCACGGCGGGCGCGTCGACCCCCGACTGGATTTTGAAAGAAGTCATCGACTACCTGGAATCGGGTTAA
- a CDS encoding NAD(P)H-dependent glycerol-3-phosphate dehydrogenase, with the protein MKKIAVIGAGSWGTAIANLLANKGYAVRLWTRDASVADAINITKRHPKYLTDVAINPAVKATYDLEDAAAGAEVVVMATPSHVTRETLSQLSDGIRGETAVVSLAKGIEEHSLKRMSQVMRETLRPEMRNRVAVLSGPNHAEEVSRSIPSATVISSPSRSVAIKLQDIFMTPYFRVYTNPDLIGVEMGGAVKNVIAIAAGISDGLGFGDNTKASLLTRGLAEMIRLGTAMGAEARTFAGLAGIGDLVVTCMSQHSRNRRVGEMLGKGMNLTRIYDEMNMVAEGIRTASAVAALAEEYQIDMPITENVRNVLYLDKNALECVSELMSRGAVEEMQGVEWEAD; encoded by the coding sequence CTGAAAAAGATAGCGGTAATAGGAGCGGGTAGCTGGGGAACGGCTATCGCGAACTTGCTAGCCAATAAGGGATACGCGGTAAGGCTTTGGACGCGCGACGCCTCGGTCGCCGACGCGATCAATATCACAAAGCGCCATCCGAAGTACCTCACCGATGTGGCGATAAACCCGGCGGTTAAGGCTACCTATGATTTAGAGGACGCGGCGGCTGGAGCCGAAGTCGTCGTCATGGCGACCCCGTCCCATGTGACGCGAGAGACGCTCTCACAATTGAGCGACGGCATCCGGGGCGAGACGGCTGTAGTCAGCCTGGCCAAGGGAATCGAGGAGCACAGCCTGAAGCGGATGTCGCAAGTCATGCGCGAAACACTCCGTCCGGAGATGAGAAATCGCGTTGCTGTCCTGTCCGGGCCGAACCACGCCGAAGAGGTGAGCCGGAGCATTCCGTCGGCGACGGTAATCTCCAGCCCCAGCCGGAGCGTCGCTATCAAACTTCAAGATATCTTTATGACGCCGTACTTTCGGGTATACACCAACCCGGATTTGATCGGCGTCGAGATGGGCGGGGCGGTCAAGAACGTTATCGCGATTGCCGCCGGCATCTCGGACGGGCTGGGTTTTGGGGACAATACGAAAGCGTCGCTCTTGACGCGCGGTCTAGCCGAGATGATACGCCTCGGCACCGCGATGGGAGCCGAAGCGCGGACCTTCGCGGGCTTGGCGGGCATCGGCGACCTGGTCGTTACCTGTATGAGTCAACACAGCCGGAATAGGCGGGTCGGCGAGATGCTCGGCAAGGGCATGAATCTTACGCGGATATACGATGAGATGAACATGGTCGCCGAGGGCATACGGACGGCTTCGGCGGTGGCCGCGCTCGCCGAGGAATACCAAATCGACATGCCCATAACGGAGAACGTGCGCAACGTTTTATATCTCGACAAGAACGCGCTCGAATGCGTCTCCGAGTTGATGTCGCGCGGAGCGGTCGAGGAGATGCAAGGCGTCGAATGGGAAGCGGATTAG
- a CDS encoding ribbon-helix-helix protein, CopG family has translation MSTAISVRLPKALADQLDSIAKETERPRSYIIQKALESYIEDYADLQVALDRLHDKTEPVVSGKELRKSLGL, from the coding sequence ATGAGTACAGCAATATCAGTCAGGCTTCCCAAGGCCCTTGCCGACCAATTGGACAGCATAGCCAAAGAAACGGAGAGACCTCGCTCTTATATCATCCAGAAAGCCCTGGAGTCCTACATAGAAGACTACGCGGATCTCCAGGTAGCCTTGGACCGACTCCATGATAAAACAGAACCGGTTGTTTCGGGCAAAGAGTTGAGAAAATCCCTTGGCTTATAA
- the queA gene encoding tRNA preQ1(34) S-adenosylmethionine ribosyltransferase-isomerase QueA: MRTSDFDYGLPPELIAQEPAEPRDSSRLLVIDRVGGRLEHKTFRDIADYVEAGDCLVVNDTKVIPARLKGEKAGTGGKAEIFLLHDTGDGLWEALVKPGRRLAPGAKVSVAGGLIEATVVKRLPGGERLVSLEYEGDFEDVLAQAGEVPLPPYIEKPIETIERYQTVYANRPGSVAAPTAGLHFTPELLGALAEKGVKVAAVTLRVGLDTFRPVREDEVEAHEMHSEFYSVMAEAAEVVNETKAAGKRVIAVGTTSVRVLESAGATGALVAGSGDTRLFIYPGYNFNMVDAMITNFHLPKSTLLMLVSAFAGKDLMAEAYREAVAERYRFYSFGDAMLIF, translated from the coding sequence ATGAGGACATCTGACTTCGATTACGGCCTGCCGCCGGAGCTTATCGCCCAGGAACCGGCAGAGCCCCGAGACTCATCGCGGCTATTGGTCATCGACCGCGTCGGCGGCCGCTTAGAGCACAAGACCTTCAGGGATATAGCCGACTATGTCGAGGCGGGCGACTGTCTCGTCGTCAACGACACCAAAGTGATACCGGCGCGCCTCAAAGGAGAGAAGGCCGGCACGGGCGGAAAAGCGGAGATATTTCTGCTCCACGATACCGGCGACGGTCTGTGGGAAGCCCTGGTCAAGCCGGGGCGGCGGTTGGCGCCGGGCGCGAAGGTCTCCGTTGCCGGCGGGCTGATAGAAGCAACCGTAGTCAAGCGTTTGCCCGGAGGCGAGCGACTCGTGTCACTCGAATACGAGGGCGACTTCGAAGACGTTCTAGCGCAAGCGGGCGAGGTTCCGCTGCCGCCCTATATAGAGAAACCAATCGAGACGATAGAGCGCTACCAGACGGTATACGCGAACCGGCCGGGCTCGGTGGCGGCGCCGACAGCCGGACTTCATTTTACGCCGGAGCTGCTCGGGGCGCTCGCGGAGAAGGGCGTCAAAGTCGCGGCGGTGACCCTTAGGGTAGGCCTCGATACTTTCCGACCGGTTCGCGAGGACGAGGTCGAAGCGCACGAGATGCACAGCGAGTTCTACAGTGTGATGGCCGAGGCGGCCGAGGTCGTAAATGAGACTAAAGCCGCGGGCAAGCGGGTAATAGCCGTAGGCACGACCTCCGTTCGGGTCTTGGAGAGCGCCGGGGCGACCGGAGCGCTCGTTGCGGGCTCGGGCGATACCCGGCTCTTCATATATCCGGGCTACAATTTCAATATGGTAGACGCGATGATAACCAACTTTCACCTGCCGAAGTCGACACTGCTGATGCTGGTATCCGCGTTCGCGGGCAAGGATTTGATGGCGGAGGCATACCGGGAGGCGGTCGCGGAGCGCTACAGGTTCTACAGCTTCGGCGACGCCATGTTAATATTTTAA
- a CDS encoding type II toxin-antitoxin system RelE/ParE family toxin, whose product MAYNVVYKKSVRRDLKKLSKAEAQRILNQIEEDLSEDGDTYPLLKGQFAGLRKYRVGDYGVIYAILGDDVLVLRIGHRKDVYEKEI is encoded by the coding sequence TTGGCTTATAATGTCGTTTACAAGAAGTCAGTCCGGCGTGATTTGAAAAAGCTCAGCAAAGCGGAAGCTCAGCGCATTCTAAATCAGATTGAGGAAGACCTTTCAGAGGACGGTGACACATATCCGCTTCTCAAAGGCCAATTTGCGGGTCTTCGAAAATATCGCGTCGGTGACTACGGAGTTATCTATGCTATTCTCGGGGATGACGTCCTCGTACTTCGAATAGGGCACAGGAAAGACGTTTATGAGAAAGAAATCTAG
- a CDS encoding DUF512 domain-containing protein, whose amino-acid sequence MAPPEIYKIKKGSLAEKHDLRAGDAILSMNGKPLRDILDFEMAASEREVTLMVLRSCCILKIIIENPSYESLGILFDTSLFDGIKTCANKCVFCFIDQLPPGMRRDVYVKDDDYRLSFLYGNFVTLTNMGSEDVERIIGDRISPLYVSLHATEPALRTHMLGRKKGDDSLGHLKRMTEAGIEVHIQIVLCPGLNDGEVLAKTVDDLAYGYDNIESVGIVPVGLTGHREGLYELSAFSKQDAIALIEEVSAWQRKFESEKGRAWVYLADEFYISAGDDLPPLGHYDDFPQIENGVGLSRLFIDEARSAMDALDQTLTTQALAVVTGTLFAPVLRRVIEELRRTHKLNMEVIAVDNLFFGGYVNVTGLLAGSDIVAAVGARLKEHERPDMLYLPDVLLNADGLMLDDSTPETVAEELGLSVKVIESSGTGFVGSLAEQSIG is encoded by the coding sequence ATGGCCCCTCCTGAGATTTATAAGATAAAAAAGGGGAGCCTCGCCGAGAAGCACGATTTGCGAGCAGGCGACGCGATACTCTCCATGAACGGAAAGCCGCTCCGCGATATTCTCGACTTCGAGATGGCGGCGTCCGAGCGCGAGGTAACGCTCATGGTGCTGCGGAGCTGCTGTATTTTAAAGATAATAATCGAGAATCCCTCGTATGAGAGCCTCGGAATACTCTTCGATACCTCGCTTTTCGACGGCATAAAGACCTGCGCGAACAAGTGTGTCTTCTGTTTTATAGACCAGCTGCCGCCGGGTATGCGCCGCGACGTCTATGTAAAAGACGACGATTATCGTCTTTCTTTTCTTTATGGTAATTTTGTGACCTTGACCAATATGGGAAGCGAGGATGTCGAGCGAATCATAGGCGACCGTATCAGCCCGCTCTATGTCTCGCTCCATGCGACGGAGCCCGCGCTCAGGACGCATATGCTCGGGCGAAAGAAGGGCGATGACTCGCTCGGGCACCTCAAACGTATGACCGAGGCGGGAATCGAGGTCCATATCCAAATCGTCCTCTGCCCCGGCTTGAACGACGGTGAGGTGCTCGCCAAGACCGTCGACGACCTGGCTTACGGGTACGATAACATCGAGTCGGTCGGGATTGTGCCGGTGGGGCTGACGGGGCACCGGGAGGGCCTCTACGAGTTGAGCGCCTTTTCTAAGCAAGACGCTATCGCGCTCATCGAAGAGGTATCGGCGTGGCAGCGTAAATTCGAATCCGAAAAGGGCCGCGCTTGGGTCTATCTCGCGGATGAGTTCTATATATCGGCCGGCGATGACCTGCCGCCGCTCGGGCATTACGATGATTTCCCGCAAATAGAGAACGGCGTAGGCTTGTCGCGTTTGTTCATCGACGAGGCGCGCTCCGCGATGGATGCGCTCGACCAAACATTAACCACGCAAGCGCTCGCCGTCGTGACGGGGACGCTCTTCGCGCCGGTCTTAAGAAGGGTTATCGAGGAGTTAAGGCGAACTCATAAGCTTAATATGGAAGTCATAGCGGTCGACAATCTCTTCTTTGGGGGATATGTCAACGTGACCGGCCTTTTAGCCGGGAGCGATATAGTCGCGGCGGTCGGCGCACGGCTCAAAGAACACGAGCGCCCCGACATGTTATACTTGCCGGATGTGCTGCTCAATGCCGACGGCCTCATGCTCGATGACTCGACGCCGGAGACGGTCGCCGAAGAACTCGGCCTGAGCGTTAAGGTCATTGAAAGCTCAGGCACGGGCTTTGTCGGCAGTCTGGCGGAGCAGTCGATTGGTTGA
- a CDS encoding (d)CMP kinase produces the protein MILSMIIAIDGPAASGKSTVAREVAKRLGFKYIDTGAMYRAVTWKALRDKVDISSEDALTALARHARITISELEDTRYAVIIDGEDVTEAIREPKVSAAVSSVAKLPGVRATLVKKQQSYAGLFPDMVVEGRDIGTAVFPDADIKIYLQALPGERAKRRQRELKEKGYQIEVISVERDILKRDKTDSTRATGPLAKAADACVVDTTEKTIGQVVQEIICLAKKSR, from the coding sequence ATGATATTAAGCATGATTATAGCGATTGATGGGCCGGCGGCCTCTGGAAAAAGCACAGTAGCGCGGGAAGTGGCGAAACGCCTCGGTTTTAAATATATCGATACGGGAGCGATGTACAGGGCGGTTACCTGGAAAGCACTCCGCGACAAAGTCGACATATCGAGCGAGGACGCGCTGACGGCCTTGGCAAGACATGCGCGGATTACCATTAGCGAACTCGAGGATACGCGGTACGCGGTCATCATCGACGGCGAAGACGTCACCGAGGCCATCAGGGAGCCGAAGGTGAGCGCGGCGGTCTCGTCGGTCGCGAAACTGCCGGGCGTGCGCGCGACGCTCGTTAAGAAACAGCAGAGTTATGCGGGTCTCTTTCCCGACATGGTAGTCGAGGGGCGCGACATCGGCACGGCGGTCTTTCCCGACGCGGATATCAAGATTTACCTCCAGGCCTTGCCGGGTGAACGGGCTAAGCGCCGCCAGCGCGAACTCAAAGAAAAAGGCTACCAGATAGAAGTAATCTCCGTAGAGCGAGATATCCTCAAGAGGGACAAGACCGACAGCACGCGAGCGACCGGACCCTTGGCAAAAGCGGCCGACGCTTGCGTCGTCGACACCACCGAGAAGACGATAGGCCAGGTAGTGCAGGAAATAATCTGCCTCGCCAAAAAGAGTCGATAG
- the plsY gene encoding glycerol-3-phosphate 1-O-acyltransferase PlsY, whose product MPYPTAALVVFAYLLGSVPFGLLVSKLLFHVDIREHGSGNIGATNAYRTLGPVAGVVVLTADILKAMIPVFAVRYFLAGTPDAVPLAGVAVGLAAIIGHSYSIFLRFGGGKGMATAGGLILALWPLVAPILVGIWIVVIAVTRYVSVGSIIVAMLLPVLVYLMYPKAEYIIFALLAGVVIIFRHRSNIARLLAGQELKFGTKTEAEEG is encoded by the coding sequence TTGCCATACCCGACAGCAGCATTGGTCGTATTCGCATACTTACTGGGGTCGGTGCCGTTCGGGTTGCTCGTAAGTAAGCTCCTCTTTCATGTAGACATAAGGGAGCATGGGAGCGGGAATATAGGGGCGACGAATGCGTATCGAACGCTCGGCCCGGTCGCGGGAGTGGTCGTGCTCACGGCAGATATCCTTAAAGCGATGATACCGGTCTTCGCGGTAAGATATTTCTTGGCGGGTACACCGGACGCGGTGCCGCTTGCCGGCGTCGCTGTCGGTTTGGCCGCCATCATCGGCCATAGCTATTCGATATTCCTAAGGTTCGGCGGCGGCAAAGGGATGGCGACCGCGGGCGGCCTCATACTGGCTCTATGGCCGCTGGTCGCGCCGATTCTGGTCGGTATTTGGATAGTGGTCATAGCGGTGACGCGATATGTCTCCGTCGGCTCGATAATTGTGGCGATGCTCTTGCCGGTCTTGGTCTATTTGATGTACCCGAAGGCCGAGTATATAATATTCGCGCTCTTGGCGGGGGTGGTAATAATCTTTCGGCACCGCTCGAACATCGCCAGGCTTCTCGCGGGCCAAGAGCTGAAGTTTGGGACAAAAACCGAAGCGGAGGAAGGTTAA